Below is a genomic region from Plasmodium relictum strain SGS1 genome assembly, chromosome: 13.
gttaatgtttttattatcatctaATTTGATATTCCAATTTATGTTTTGTTTCATAtgcttttcttttaaaacaCACTGTTGTATGAATTTCTTCTCTTGCATTAATGGATTAGCTTCTTCTGTGTATCCATTAGCTATCTCCATTTTTCCTATATATGTTTCAAATCTTTCAGATAGTTTCTTATTCGTATTTAATGTTTTAGCTAATGAAGATGTATCTGATggtaaatgaaaaatatgtatGGGATCATTACCCAAAAATGGCTCTACCtttcttttaaaaacttCTTCAACAACTAAACCCcaatttaaatcatttttatcataatcaAAAGTGATATTTAACTTTTTAGCTTCATTATAGGCTTCATCAaaagataaatttaaaaagtttatggatgtatacttttttattattttaataaaagatatttttttccattttttgtTGATTATGTTATAAtctgaaataaaattaaactttgttgatattttttttattagtttttcaacaaattttatcatatatttataattagaGTAGGACTTATAAATTTCTAACAAGGTAAACTCAGGGTTATGAATAGAACTTAATCCTTCATTACGAAAACATTTGCTTAATTCAAAAATCTTTTCTGAAATCCCacttataattaatttttttaaatataattctgGAGAAattcttaaatataaaattaaatttaaagatTTCAAATAAGTTTCAAATGCCTTAGCTGTAGCTCCTCCAGGTATTAATTGCAATATTGGGGTATCCACTTCCAAATAATTTctgtttaataaatattttcttatttcttgaattaatttaaaccttgttattattttctctttttgtTCTTTATTAGTTAAAAAATCAAGGTATCTCTTTCTATATTTGTATTCTAAGTCTTGCATCCCTTTATATTTATCTGGTAATGGTAACAATGATTTTGCTAATATGTGTAATTCTTTTGTGTGTAATGTTATTTCTCCTCTTGAAGTTTTTCTAATAAACCCTTTTACAGCTATAAAATCTCCTATTTCTACTATTTTCCTGGCCTTTacttcattaatatttttaaatttatctgattcatcatataaattattattttcttgatttatatatttatcacttattaaattattatcataattcTTGTTATCTAAACTAcattttttgctttttagATCATTGTTTTcatctgttttttttttaattgagaTATCTCCATCTATGTAAATTTGTATATTATCTTCATCATCTTGTATATTTAGAAACATACCATTATTTCGTTTTACCATTACACGCCCATAAATAATGTAATTATCATTATCCTTCTctccattttttaaataattatactttttttttaaatcacatattttaatattcctttttataaaagacgATGGGTATGCAtcaattttcaaaatatttgttaaaaaatttaacttttttattctttcaaaaaattcttttccataattgtataaaataaaatgtttagaatttttatatattttattgttttgctttaatataaaaaagtattttaatttattattatctttaaaaCACAATGAATTATTACATAgaagtataaataatatcaataataaataaatcttctttttttttttcatttttttttctcttctaatattttttttcccttgttagattcttttttttttttttttcattgtaTTTAGTTGTTACTTTTTATCAATCAAGTACTAATGATTTTTAACTAAATAATAATCGcattatatgtttttatttttattttttttttatcaaagaattttttatttctttttctttctttttttcttttgtttctttttttttttttaattttgtgcatctttaaatttttaattattaaaaatttatttttgtttataccTTCattatacattgaatatatcTAATTTAATGAAGGTATTCAAATGTATATACATTTAATTGCGGTAACGAAAAATGTAAAcagtttataaaaatgataatgtGGTAGACATAAGGTGGAATTAATATGaactaaaaatttattttttttacccttaatagataataaataatatatatatatatgtactttaatttcatattaaatatattttatatcattataaaaatgaaaattcttaaaaatattttcaactTTTTCATCATGTTACTACAGgttattaattcattattttaataacactattttatttttattatatatataaatgtataaaatttttatatgcaAAATTTTGCTAGTTctaaaattatgaaatataGTAACAcctaaaatatatttcattttaatatttctattttccttaaaaaatttatatattttcttctaccttttttttttttttaaattattgtttGCTTTAAATTTCCTactaatttcttttttctaatatagaTATATTGTGTTTCttcaaataaaagaaaaaaggaagaaatgaacattttgaattttttgcCTAGTAATTCTTTGCTATATCCATTAGACTTCCAAAAAAATTGGCAAGCATCAGAACCTATTCCTATTAGCATTCATTACAACGTCCcgtaacaaaaatataaaattttttaaattatttcatttttatttttaaaaaaaaaatgtaaaaaggagaaaattttattttttatttttatgaacaAGAGCTTATGGTTATAAGGATTTATTTGAAGCATTGGAATATCATAATGATTTAGAAAATCATATTAAAGAAAGGGTACctatataaaatatgaatgtattaaaccttttttttatattttatgaaacattgttaattaatataaattaactgatataaaaataaagtaacataattttttaaaaaaaaaataacttcgTTGAATTTAAAGGaggaaataaaaagaagGATAATTAATGAACAAAAAAGACTTGAAGTAAATATATGGGATAAACTTCaatttcttaaaataaagaatacgttaaataataaaaaagaaaagaaaaaaaaagataattaaacttttaaaagttaaaattatttcacTATTATACTTATAAATggaattttatatattcaatttctttttttcttataggatgctacaaaaaaagaattctcttagaacaaataaaaataaaatataaaattcttttttttttaaatctaatGCAAAAGTTCATATTAACCCTTATTTTGTTGAGTTtaagtttctttttttttagaatgtGTTTCTTAaatatctaatttttttcatttttttttttttgtaaaatcactttttttttttttttaaatattatacattttattttcctaTTCTATTCATTGAGAggatattattaatatttcttattaaataaaaagtaaaatgtagacacttaaaattttaaatatatatgtagttGTTTAAATGTATTTCATTCAAGTTTTTCCTAGGTATtctgtaaaaaaaaaaaaaagaagtaaaaaaggatataatacaagtttttataaatacaactacaaataaaagtaatgtttttttaaaaaattagtagAGCTTTTATGTATCAGAATTATCTAATTAAAAACGTTTAAAagacaaaaataattaaaaatttattatatttttattataatggCTTTTCTATgttaataatttaagtataaaaaaaaaaaatttatagtaTAATACATTTGTAGCAAAAGAAATATTTGCTTCTAAGTTTTCCTCTACATCActgtttaatttttaaaaaaatttatatttttttttttaatatttcataatttaaatttcttGTTTCTAATGATacaatacattttttttatatttttcaaagaaaatgatatattatAGTTGAAACACTGATGAGCTTTCAGAATGTTTCGTAATTTTTAGTAAAGACGTATGAAATGTTCTTTATAAAgattatatgaataaaaaaaaaaaaagaaaattttttactatttaaaTTTCTATATGCACATAAATGCACATATTTAAGAGAAAAACTATATTTAAGCTTATAGaaatctataaaaaaatttttatgcttctttttaaatactaTATAAGCATCAGcgtttttaatatatatgcgAATTAATAAGTTGtttctataaatatatacaacaaatttattaatctgaaattgtta
It encodes:
- a CDS encoding lysine--tRNA ligase, putative; protein product: MKKKKKIYLLLILFILLCNNSLCFKDNNKLKYFFILKQNNKIYKNSKHFILYNYGKEFFERIKKLNFLTNILKIDAYPSSFIKRNIKICDLKKKYNYLKNGEKDNDNYIIYGRVMVKRNNGMFLNIQDDEDNIQIYIDGDISIKKKTDENNDLKSKKCSLDNKNYDNNLISDKYINQENNNLYDESDKFKNINEVKARKIVEIGDFIAVKGFIRKTSRGEITLHTKELHILAKSLLPLPDKYKGMQDLEYKYRKRYLDFLTNKEQKEKIITRFKLIQEIRKYLLNRNYLEVDTPILQLIPGGATAKAFETYLKSLNLILYLRISPELYLKKLIISGISEKIFELSKCFRNEGLSSIHNPEFTLLEIYKSYSNYKYMIKFVEKLIKKISTKFNFISDYNIINKKWKKISFIKIIKKYTSINFLNLSFDEAYNEAKKLNITFDYDKNDLNWGLVVEEVFKRKVEPFLGNDPIHIFHLPSDTSSLAKTLNTNKKLSERFETYIGKMEIANGYTEEANPLMQEKKFIQQCVLKEKHMKQNINWNIKLDDNKNINKNNNQNNYFKELFNNDYKTKINKQNMKNQNYEIDYDYITALSHGLPPTGGLGIGIDRLCMLFTNSNSIKNILSFSIIKPN